The following are from one region of the Simiduia agarivorans SA1 = DSM 21679 genome:
- a CDS encoding ATP-binding protein: MTDTIHDDTLLAHHLKSLLLLRWLLLLLLIAGLALAHEQLHLVLEYTVLLSLLLGFAALNLLTHWRLWRGPRVRHWELVAQLLVDFLGISLLLYFAGGATNPFVSYLLIPLCIAAVALPASAVISLTAIAIGCYALLLTSYVPAEAMAPGHHHGPDPSLHTWGMGINFFISACLVAAFLSRMAGQLRKQADLLRAQREQVLHAEQITGIATLAAGTAHELGTPLGTMKIAASELASADLPHGLNAEADEILKQLGHCQSLLIRLREKAQQSLDEKQSHTPVDLWLQKLTDEWRLLNPRHQLDFKPTDTHLDSYCLSADPTLQQSLHNLLNNAATHSHADIALDAYCEGPWLILCIHDSGKGAPESVLRNWGKPFNSGSDQGMGLGIYLSNATLERHGGELRLEPNDKGNCTWVRIPVQTINSLCGN, from the coding sequence ATGACTGACACCATCCACGATGACACTCTCCTCGCTCATCACCTGAAGAGCCTGCTGCTATTGCGCTGGCTGCTGCTGCTATTGCTGATTGCTGGCCTGGCCCTTGCGCACGAACAACTGCATTTGGTGCTGGAATACACAGTATTGCTGAGCCTTTTGCTCGGCTTTGCTGCCCTGAATCTGCTTACCCACTGGCGCCTGTGGCGCGGTCCACGTGTGCGGCACTGGGAACTGGTTGCCCAGCTGCTGGTGGATTTTCTGGGGATTTCACTTCTGCTGTATTTTGCCGGCGGCGCCACTAATCCTTTTGTCAGCTATTTGCTCATCCCATTGTGCATTGCGGCTGTTGCGCTGCCCGCAAGCGCCGTCATCAGCCTAACCGCCATTGCTATCGGTTGCTATGCATTGTTACTCACCAGCTATGTTCCAGCCGAAGCGATGGCGCCAGGCCACCACCACGGCCCCGACCCATCACTCCACACCTGGGGCATGGGTATTAACTTCTTTATCAGCGCATGCCTTGTAGCCGCATTTCTGAGCCGCATGGCAGGACAATTAAGAAAACAGGCAGACCTCTTACGGGCGCAACGTGAACAGGTGCTACATGCAGAACAAATTACCGGCATCGCCACTCTGGCCGCGGGCACAGCACACGAACTGGGCACCCCGCTTGGCACCATGAAGATTGCTGCCAGTGAACTCGCCAGCGCTGACTTACCACACGGACTGAATGCCGAGGCCGACGAAATTCTCAAACAGCTGGGGCACTGCCAGAGTCTGCTGATCCGATTAAGAGAAAAGGCGCAACAAAGCCTGGATGAAAAACAAAGCCATACACCGGTTGACCTGTGGCTGCAAAAACTCACTGATGAATGGCGATTACTCAACCCTCGCCACCAGTTAGACTTCAAACCCACGGATACCCACCTGGATAGCTACTGCCTGTCGGCCGACCCGACCCTGCAACAGTCATTGCACAATTTGCTGAATAACGCCGCCACACACAGCCACGCAGACATTGCACTGGACGCTTATTGCGAAGGCCCTTGGCTGATTCTGTGTATCCACGATTCCGGCAAAGGGGCTCCCGAATCCGTGCTGCGCAACTGGGGCAAACCGTTTAACAGCGGCAGCGACCAGGGCATGGGCCTGGGAATTTATCTTTCCAATGCGACACTGGAGCGCCACGGCGGTGAACTCAGGCTGGAGCCCAACGATAAAGGCAACTGCACCTGGGTGCGAATCCCCGTACAAACTATCAACTCGCTGTGCGGCAACTGA
- a CDS encoding response regulator transcription factor produces MHYLILDDDIHYAETLQRAMTRRQLNTQLCHSLIDLPQLLANELFGRAIVDLKLGADNGLQAVDLIRQSQPQCAILMLTGYASIATAVEAMKRGATHYLPKPADLREILAAFDDQVAVFEDIETPSVNRLEWEHIQRVLHENEGNISATARALKMHRRTLQRKLAKNPVAE; encoded by the coding sequence ATGCACTATCTGATTCTGGACGACGATATTCACTATGCTGAAACCCTGCAACGGGCGATGACACGGCGCCAACTGAATACGCAATTGTGCCACTCACTCATCGATCTGCCGCAATTGCTGGCAAACGAATTATTTGGCCGTGCCATTGTCGATCTGAAGTTGGGTGCCGACAACGGCCTGCAAGCCGTTGATCTTATCCGACAATCACAACCCCAGTGTGCCATTCTGATGCTCACCGGCTACGCCAGTATCGCGACCGCCGTGGAAGCCATGAAGCGGGGAGCCACCCATTATCTGCCGAAACCTGCAGACCTGCGGGAAATACTCGCCGCGTTTGATGATCAGGTGGCAGTTTTCGAAGATATTGAAACGCCGTCGGTCAACCGGCTTGAATGGGAGCACATACAACGGGTGCTGCATGAGAACGAGGGGAATATTTCCGCCACCGCCCGGGCGCTGAAAATGCATCGGCGAACTCTGCAGCGCAAGCTGGCCAAGAACCCGGTGGCGGAATAA
- the rimI gene encoding ribosomal protein S18-alanine N-acetyltransferase yields MQLQIKPLPPLRLLVPTDIDKVMAIETVAHSHPWKRTSMEDSLAGHHRCVGWLEDDRLLGFYIASTGGGDAELLDIAVDPKLRKRGVGACLMEDLVAWAEKRADSLFLEVRVSNARAIRLYERFDFMEVGERPNYYPTAKGKENALIMARHLR; encoded by the coding sequence ATGCAACTTCAGATCAAACCCCTGCCGCCACTCCGGCTGCTCGTGCCAACGGACATCGATAAGGTCATGGCCATTGAGACGGTGGCACATTCACATCCCTGGAAGCGGACCAGCATGGAAGACAGTCTGGCAGGGCATCACCGCTGCGTGGGCTGGCTGGAGGATGACCGGTTGCTTGGGTTTTACATCGCCTCCACGGGTGGCGGAGATGCCGAACTTCTGGATATTGCGGTTGATCCCAAGTTGCGTAAACGCGGCGTTGGCGCCTGTCTGATGGAAGATCTGGTGGCTTGGGCCGAGAAGCGTGCGGATTCTTTATTCCTGGAAGTCCGTGTCAGCAATGCGCGGGCTATCCGCTTGTATGAGCGGTTTGATTTCATGGAAGTGGGTGAACGGCCCAATTACTACCCCACCGCCAAGGGCAAGGAAAACGCGTTGATCATGGCCCGGCACCTTCGCTGA
- a CDS encoding 2-isopropylmalate synthase, producing the protein MNRDQLIIFDTTLRDGEQSPGASMTQSEKVRIAKMLEKLRVDVIEAGFAIASPGDFEAVKAVATAVRESTICSLARAVDADIDRAGEALKPAESGRIHTFIATSPIHMKYKLQMQPDQVIERAVHAVKRARNLVADVEFSLEDASRSEHDFMCRIIEAVINAGARTINLPDTVGYGEPEEFGRMFSRLIEAVPNASKAIFSAHCHNDLGLAVANSLSAVNHGARQVECTINGLGERAGNASLEEIVMAIRTRKDIMPVDTRIDTTHIVPTSRLVASVTGFPVQPNKAIVGANAFAHESGIHQDGVLKHRETYEIMRAEDVGWNTNKLVLGKHSGRAAVKARFEELGITFESQEALNEAFTRFKALADKKHEIFDEDLQALVSDVRDSMNGKRFHFEALEVLCKSGLVPDAQVTLQVNGESITANAQGSGAVDATFKALESVARSGAALKLYSVNAITQGTEAQGEVTVRLERDGTIVNGTGADTDIVIASAKAYVDALNLLAEGKHKEHPQHEGV; encoded by the coding sequence ATGAACCGCGATCAGTTGATCATTTTCGATACCACCTTGCGTGATGGCGAACAAAGCCCGGGTGCGTCTATGACCCAGTCAGAAAAAGTCCGGATTGCGAAGATGCTGGAAAAGCTTCGGGTGGATGTGATTGAAGCGGGCTTCGCCATTGCCAGTCCGGGTGACTTTGAGGCGGTGAAAGCTGTAGCCACTGCAGTCAGGGAATCCACCATTTGTTCTCTCGCTCGGGCCGTAGATGCAGATATTGATCGGGCTGGTGAAGCCTTGAAACCCGCCGAGTCTGGCCGGATTCATACATTCATCGCCACCTCGCCCATACACATGAAGTACAAGCTGCAAATGCAGCCAGATCAGGTGATCGAGCGGGCGGTGCATGCCGTGAAGCGCGCCCGCAATTTAGTCGCCGATGTGGAGTTTTCGCTCGAAGATGCCAGCCGTTCCGAGCATGATTTTATGTGCCGGATTATCGAGGCCGTTATCAATGCCGGTGCGCGCACCATTAACCTGCCCGATACCGTTGGCTATGGCGAGCCGGAAGAGTTCGGTCGCATGTTCAGCCGGTTAATAGAAGCCGTGCCCAACGCCAGTAAAGCCATTTTCTCTGCCCACTGTCATAACGACCTGGGGCTCGCAGTAGCGAATTCACTGAGTGCAGTAAACCATGGCGCACGCCAGGTGGAATGTACCATCAATGGCCTGGGTGAGCGGGCAGGCAACGCTTCCTTGGAAGAGATTGTCATGGCGATCCGCACCCGCAAGGACATCATGCCGGTCGATACCCGGATCGATACCACCCACATTGTGCCTACCTCCCGTTTAGTGGCCTCTGTCACCGGCTTCCCGGTACAACCCAACAAAGCCATTGTCGGTGCCAATGCCTTTGCCCATGAATCCGGTATTCATCAGGACGGTGTGCTCAAGCATCGGGAAACCTACGAAATCATGCGTGCCGAGGATGTGGGTTGGAACACCAACAAGCTTGTGTTGGGTAAACACTCGGGCCGGGCGGCGGTCAAAGCCCGGTTTGAAGAGCTGGGTATCACCTTCGAATCACAGGAGGCCTTGAATGAAGCGTTCACACGCTTCAAAGCATTGGCCGACAAAAAACACGAAATCTTTGATGAAGACCTGCAGGCTCTCGTTTCGGATGTTCGGGACAGCATGAACGGCAAACGTTTTCACTTCGAGGCGTTGGAAGTGCTGTGCAAATCGGGCTTGGTGCCAGATGCGCAGGTCACGTTGCAAGTGAACGGCGAGTCCATCACCGCCAATGCCCAAGGCAGTGGCGCCGTTGATGCCACCTTTAAAGCGTTGGAGTCGGTGGCTCGCTCGGGTGCCGCACTGAAGCTCTATTCCGTTAACGCTATCACTCAGGGCACCGAGGCTCAGGGTGAAGTGACCGTGCGCCTGGAGCGCGATGGCACCATCGTTAATGGTACCGGTGCGGACACCGATATTGTGATTGCCAGTGCGAAGGCCTATGTGGATGCGTTAAACTTGCTGGCTGAAGGTAAACACAAAGAGCACCCACAGCACGAGGGTGTCTGA
- a CDS encoding MarR family winged helix-turn-helix transcriptional regulator, translating to MALSTQDALLVQLDQQLCFKLYAASRLMIKAYKPMLDALDITYPQYLVLMVLWEADKPVTVGELGERLLLDSGTLTPLLKRMADNELVQRTRGQEDERQVWIGLTERARAIQTEAVGWVKGAVGQLQTPALDPAMLREQLADLITLLQG from the coding sequence ATGGCCTTATCAACCCAGGATGCCCTGCTGGTTCAGTTGGATCAGCAGTTGTGTTTCAAGCTCTATGCTGCCAGCAGGCTCATGATTAAGGCCTACAAGCCAATGCTCGACGCGCTGGATATCACTTATCCGCAATACTTGGTGCTCATGGTGTTATGGGAGGCGGATAAACCCGTCACAGTGGGCGAGTTGGGTGAGCGGCTTTTACTGGACTCGGGCACCCTGACGCCGCTGCTTAAACGCATGGCTGATAATGAACTGGTGCAGCGCACCCGCGGTCAAGAGGACGAGCGCCAGGTCTGGATTGGGCTCACTGAACGAGCCCGTGCGATACAAACAGAAGCGGTAGGTTGGGTCAAAGGTGCCGTTGGCCAGTTGCAAACCCCTGCGCTTGATCCCGCCATGTTGAGGGAGCAATTGGCGGACTTGATAACGCTTTTGCAAGGATAA
- a CDS encoding glutathione peroxidase, giving the protein MSDLYEFKASTLSGAEQSLAEYKGKVVLVVNTASKCGFTPQYKGLEALYKKYHDKGLEILGFPCNQFGKQEPGESDEISEFCELNFGVTFPLYEKVDVNGEQAHPLFNWLKAEAPGIFGSEGIKWNFTKFLVGRDGKVIKRFAPKDKPESLEADLVKALG; this is encoded by the coding sequence ATGTCCGATTTATATGAATTCAAAGCAAGCACCTTGTCAGGCGCCGAGCAGTCGTTGGCTGAATATAAGGGCAAAGTGGTGTTGGTGGTGAATACGGCCAGTAAGTGCGGTTTTACCCCCCAATACAAGGGCTTGGAGGCTCTGTATAAAAAGTACCATGACAAAGGGCTGGAGATTCTGGGCTTTCCCTGTAATCAGTTTGGGAAGCAGGAGCCGGGCGAGAGCGATGAAATCAGTGAGTTTTGTGAGCTGAATTTTGGCGTGACTTTCCCGTTGTATGAAAAAGTGGATGTAAATGGCGAGCAAGCTCACCCGTTGTTTAACTGGCTGAAGGCGGAAGCGCCGGGGATCTTTGGCAGCGAAGGTATTAAGTGGAACTTCACCAAGTTTCTGGTGGGGCGCGATGGTAAAGTGATCAAACGGTTTGCGCCTAAAGACAAACCCGAATCGCTGGAAGCCGATCTGGTGAAAGCGCTAGGGTAA
- the pssA gene encoding CDP-diacylglycerol--serine O-phosphatidyltransferase, giving the protein MSETKKSASPVENEQAVQGETIDPLHSALIDEHVEEVEENGRKVRHRGIYLLPNLFTTGALFSGFYAIIAGMNGNFEAAAIAIFVAMVLDGLDGRVARLTNTSSAFGEQYDSLSDMVSFGVAPALVMFSWALQDLGKFGWAAAFTYCAGAALRLARFNTQIGVVDKRFFIGLASPSAAALVAGTVWAGHDVDPSGLLAWVAALVATFAGIMMVSNVRYTSFKDVDFKGRVPFVVMLVVVLAFAIITIDPPRILLAIFAGYACSGPFMATWRYLKRRKSVVTE; this is encoded by the coding sequence ATGAGTGAGACTAAAAAAAGTGCGTCGCCCGTCGAAAACGAGCAGGCGGTTCAAGGGGAAACCATTGATCCCTTGCATTCCGCGCTAATCGATGAGCATGTGGAAGAGGTGGAGGAAAACGGGCGCAAGGTCCGCCATCGAGGCATTTACTTGCTGCCAAACCTGTTTACCACAGGGGCGCTGTTTTCGGGTTTCTACGCGATTATTGCCGGCATGAACGGCAATTTTGAGGCGGCGGCGATTGCCATCTTCGTAGCCATGGTGCTGGATGGGCTGGACGGCCGCGTTGCCCGGCTCACTAACACCAGCAGTGCCTTTGGCGAACAGTACGACAGCCTGTCGGATATGGTCTCCTTCGGCGTGGCGCCCGCGTTGGTGATGTTCAGTTGGGCGTTACAGGACCTTGGCAAATTCGGTTGGGCGGCCGCTTTTACCTACTGCGCTGGCGCAGCCCTGCGGTTGGCTCGCTTCAATACCCAGATTGGCGTGGTGGATAAGCGGTTCTTTATCGGTTTGGCGTCACCCTCTGCCGCGGCTCTGGTGGCGGGTACTGTTTGGGCTGGGCACGATGTGGATCCGTCGGGTCTGTTGGCCTGGGTGGCGGCGCTTGTGGCGACTTTTGCCGGCATCATGATGGTATCCAATGTTCGCTACACCAGTTTCAAAGATGTGGATTTTAAAGGGCGGGTTCCTTTTGTGGTGATGCTGGTGGTTGTATTGGCATTTGCCATTATTACCATTGATCCTCCACGTATATTGTTGGCCATCTTTGCGGGTTACGCTTGCTCCGGGCCCTTTATGGCGACCTGGCGTTACCTGAAGCGCCGTAAATCTGTAGTCACCGAATAA
- a CDS encoding NAD+ synthase, whose protein sequence is MAKVTMALAQVNPLVGDIDANTRLVLEFARRAIDEHQAGLILFPELVLTGYPPEDLLLRPSLARRIDRALQALCEARLPIKLLVGYPRVKAGRVYNAAGLIDQGQLVAEYYKQCLPNYQVFDEKRYFEAGTQPCVIDLWGLPVAITVCEDIWQAGPMAQARDAGARLMLNINASPYHRGKTTERRALLKQRAVEGNMPILYVNQVGGQDELVFDGHSMAVDAGGKSLMQAPAFDAGLFTIELDLESGQLLPAQQTEDVCSLESVYRALVLGVRDYVTKNRFNGVVLGLSGGIDSALTLAIAVDALGADRVEAVMMPFRYTSQLSQDDASDQARRMGVKYHVVSIEPIYEAFMASLAPAFTGTQLDTTEENLQARCRGVILMAMSNKHGSLVLTTGNKSEMAVGYSTLYGDMAGGFDVLKDVPKTLVFELARHRNRVREVIPDSVITRPPSAELRPDQKDEDSLPAYPVLDDILERYVERDESAADIIAAGHAEADVRRVLRLVDINEYKRRQAPIGPRLTKRGFGRDRRYPITNGWSIGD, encoded by the coding sequence GTGGCCAAAGTGACCATGGCGCTTGCACAGGTAAATCCCCTGGTAGGCGATATTGATGCCAACACAAGGCTGGTGCTGGAGTTCGCCCGTCGGGCGATCGACGAGCATCAGGCCGGCTTGATTCTGTTTCCTGAGCTTGTATTGACGGGATATCCTCCTGAGGACTTGTTGCTGCGCCCCAGTCTTGCGCGGCGCATTGATCGTGCGTTGCAAGCCCTGTGCGAGGCGCGCTTACCCATCAAGCTGCTCGTGGGCTATCCCCGGGTTAAGGCTGGCAGGGTGTATAACGCCGCAGGGTTGATCGATCAGGGGCAATTGGTGGCCGAGTACTACAAGCAGTGTCTGCCTAATTACCAGGTGTTTGATGAAAAGCGCTATTTTGAGGCGGGCACTCAGCCCTGCGTGATAGATCTATGGGGGTTGCCCGTAGCGATCACTGTTTGTGAGGATATTTGGCAGGCCGGTCCCATGGCGCAGGCAAGGGATGCTGGCGCACGCCTGATGCTCAATATCAATGCCTCACCCTATCATCGCGGAAAAACCACCGAGCGGCGCGCACTGCTGAAGCAGCGGGCAGTCGAGGGCAATATGCCCATACTGTACGTGAATCAGGTTGGCGGGCAGGATGAACTGGTGTTCGATGGTCACTCAATGGCGGTGGATGCAGGGGGCAAAAGCCTGATGCAGGCGCCCGCTTTTGACGCAGGGCTCTTTACGATTGAGTTGGACCTTGAGTCAGGGCAGTTGCTTCCCGCGCAGCAAACCGAAGATGTGTGTTCTTTAGAGAGCGTCTATCGCGCACTGGTATTGGGTGTGCGGGATTATGTGACCAAAAACCGGTTTAACGGTGTGGTATTGGGGTTATCTGGCGGGATCGACTCGGCCCTGACTTTGGCAATCGCAGTGGATGCATTGGGTGCCGACAGGGTTGAGGCCGTTATGATGCCGTTCCGGTATACCTCCCAGCTGAGTCAGGATGACGCGTCTGATCAGGCGCGTCGGATGGGCGTTAAATACCATGTGGTGAGCATCGAGCCAATTTACGAAGCATTTATGGCGAGTCTGGCTCCCGCATTTACCGGTACCCAGTTGGATACCACCGAAGAGAATCTGCAGGCGCGGTGCCGCGGCGTGATTTTGATGGCAATGTCCAATAAGCACGGTAGTCTGGTCCTGACCACGGGCAACAAGAGCGAAATGGCGGTAGGCTATTCTACTTTGTATGGCGACATGGCCGGTGGTTTTGATGTTCTCAAAGATGTGCCCAAAACCCTGGTGTTTGAACTGGCCAGGCATCGCAATAGGGTGCGCGAGGTGATCCCCGATTCGGTCATTACCCGTCCGCCGTCAGCAGAATTACGGCCAGATCAGAAAGATGAAGACAGCTTGCCTGCCTACCCGGTACTTGATGATATTCTGGAGCGCTACGTTGAGCGGGATGAGAGCGCGGCGGATATCATTGCTGCAGGCCATGCTGAAGCCGACGTGCGGCGGGTACTGAGGTTGGTGGACATTAATGAATATAAACGACGTCAGGCCCCTATTGGCCCGCGCTTGACCAAGCGCGGATTCGGGCGCGACCGGCGTTACCCCATCACCAATGGCTGGTCCATTGGTGATTGA
- a CDS encoding two-component system sensor histidine kinase NtrB, whose amino-acid sequence MFHGGITTQTLGIVSPDLFSYTCLIYTAIGVMTLLSLWQKNFQPSEQQLLAQLTIDIAAISLMVVSSGSATSSLGYLLIITVAYGGIFLNQQLSLLLAAFASLAAIMVGLTDALSKSGGEQGLFSAGALGVLLFLTALLFRYLAQKLQSSQTEAAQQAAVAQHLQSLTQQIVERMNTGIMVIDPVGRLLLANNAAYRLLSRSPHEPLENLPEKIFDMLNAWRQSGAHKQQLFKPEASSKEIRVSFAALKTDIEGDTLVFLEDNRQLMQQAQQIKLASLGRLTASIAHEVRNPLGAISHAGQLLAESADISQADRQLTSIIARHSARVNNIIENVLELSRRKPAKAHTFDLIEWTESFVEEFQHSRLDTSDIQVRHHESSLMATMDTTQLHQVLSNLCDNGLRYSKLKNEISALRIETGIDDRSGLPYIDVIDFGEGVEPEQIQGLFEPFSTSSPTGTGLGLYLSKELCDANEASLEYKPTDDGKSCFRICLAHDQRVLN is encoded by the coding sequence ATGTTCCACGGCGGTATCACCACCCAAACGCTGGGTATCGTGTCGCCCGATCTGTTCTCTTATACCTGCCTGATTTATACCGCCATAGGGGTCATGACCCTGCTATCGCTTTGGCAAAAAAATTTCCAACCCTCAGAGCAACAGCTCCTCGCACAACTGACCATCGACATCGCCGCCATTAGCCTGATGGTGGTCAGCAGTGGAAGTGCGACCAGCAGTTTGGGCTATCTGCTGATTATCACCGTGGCCTACGGGGGAATTTTTCTGAACCAACAGCTATCGCTGTTGCTGGCGGCATTCGCAAGCCTTGCCGCCATCATGGTTGGCCTGACCGACGCGCTCAGCAAATCCGGCGGCGAACAAGGCCTGTTTTCCGCCGGCGCTTTGGGCGTACTTCTGTTTCTCACTGCACTGTTGTTCCGCTATCTGGCACAGAAACTTCAATCCAGCCAAACAGAAGCAGCTCAGCAAGCCGCTGTAGCGCAGCACCTGCAATCCCTAACCCAACAAATCGTGGAAAGAATGAATACCGGCATTATGGTTATCGATCCCGTTGGTCGTTTACTGTTAGCCAATAATGCGGCCTATAGGCTGCTTAGCCGCTCACCCCACGAACCGCTTGAAAACCTGCCCGAGAAAATTTTTGACATGCTCAATGCGTGGCGGCAGTCAGGTGCTCACAAACAGCAGCTATTCAAGCCAGAGGCCAGCAGCAAAGAGATCAGAGTAAGCTTTGCGGCATTAAAAACCGATATCGAAGGAGATACGTTGGTTTTTCTGGAGGACAATCGCCAACTCATGCAACAAGCTCAACAAATCAAGTTGGCATCTCTAGGTCGCCTTACCGCCAGCATTGCACACGAAGTCCGCAATCCCCTGGGCGCCATCAGCCATGCAGGCCAGTTACTTGCAGAATCTGCCGATATAAGTCAGGCCGACCGGCAACTCACCAGCATTATTGCCCGCCATTCGGCTCGCGTGAACAATATTATTGAAAATGTACTGGAGTTATCCCGCCGAAAGCCCGCAAAAGCACACACCTTTGACCTGATCGAGTGGACTGAAAGTTTCGTTGAAGAATTTCAACACAGCAGGCTTGATACCTCAGACATCCAGGTCAGGCATCACGAAAGTTCACTGATGGCCACCATGGACACCACACAACTGCATCAGGTTCTGAGCAACCTTTGTGACAACGGGCTGCGCTATAGTAAGCTCAAAAATGAAATCAGTGCACTACGCATTGAAACCGGAATTGATGATCGCAGCGGATTGCCTTATATCGATGTAATCGATTTTGGTGAAGGTGTAGAGCCGGAACAAATTCAAGGCCTTTTTGAACCATTCAGTACAAGCAGCCCCACTGGCACAGGCCTAGGGCTTTATCTATCCAAAGAATTATGTGATGCGAACGAAGCGAGCCTGGAATACAAACCAACAGATGATGGAAAAAGCTGCTTCAGGATTTGCCTTGCGCACGATCAACGAGTATTGAACTGA
- a CDS encoding sigma-54-dependent transcriptional regulator: MKKTVLLVDDEPDILELLDITLSRMGLDCLRAENIESARQQLVKRSPDLCLTDMRLPDGNGLDLVKHIQQHFQNTPIAVITAHGNVDIAIESMKAGAFDFLSKPIDLERLRTLVSTALKLGEEAASNDELILGQTPAIRHLNTQITKLARSQAPVLITGESGSGKELIARSIHLKGPRNAEPFIAVNCGAIPKDLMESEFFGHKKGTFTGATADKLGMFQAAQGGTLFLDEVADLPLDMQVKLLRAIQEKAVRPVGAQKEEAIDVRILSATHKNLQREVENGNFRQDLYYRINVIEVQSPALRERAEDLPLLTNKILHKIANTHGAKTARITEKALEKLKHYSFPGNVRELENILERAYTLCENDTIDISDLQLSEPESTTATDNTLAPSTPSMHAGTSLDTYLADIEKEVIIDALERCKWNRTLTAKQLGISFRSLRYRLKKLGLE; encoded by the coding sequence ATGAAAAAAACTGTCTTGCTGGTAGACGACGAACCCGACATTCTGGAGCTACTGGACATCACCTTGTCCCGCATGGGGTTGGATTGTCTTCGCGCGGAAAATATTGAATCAGCCCGCCAACAGCTCGTGAAACGCTCACCCGACCTTTGCCTCACAGATATGAGGCTGCCGGACGGCAATGGATTAGACCTGGTCAAGCATATACAACAGCACTTCCAGAACACACCTATTGCTGTGATAACAGCCCATGGGAATGTGGACATTGCCATTGAGTCGATGAAAGCAGGCGCCTTCGACTTCCTCAGCAAACCCATCGACCTGGAACGCTTACGAACATTGGTATCCACAGCGTTAAAGCTAGGTGAAGAAGCCGCCAGTAACGATGAGCTCATACTGGGACAAACACCTGCTATCAGACATCTGAATACCCAAATCACCAAGCTCGCCCGCTCCCAGGCGCCTGTGCTGATTACCGGCGAGTCAGGCTCAGGAAAAGAACTAATTGCCCGCTCCATTCATCTGAAAGGCCCGCGCAATGCAGAGCCGTTCATCGCGGTAAACTGTGGCGCCATCCCAAAAGACCTGATGGAAAGCGAGTTCTTTGGCCATAAAAAAGGCACGTTCACCGGCGCCACCGCAGACAAGTTGGGAATGTTTCAGGCCGCCCAGGGTGGCACGCTATTCCTGGACGAAGTTGCAGATTTACCCTTGGATATGCAGGTCAAATTGCTCAGAGCGATACAGGAAAAAGCCGTCCGGCCGGTTGGCGCGCAGAAAGAAGAGGCCATTGACGTACGAATCCTGAGCGCGACCCACAAAAATCTCCAACGCGAAGTTGAAAACGGAAACTTCAGGCAGGACCTGTACTACAGAATCAATGTCATCGAAGTGCAGTCACCTGCGCTTCGCGAGAGAGCGGAAGACCTGCCGCTACTCACCAACAAAATACTCCATAAAATAGCCAATACCCACGGAGCAAAAACAGCAAGAATCACCGAAAAAGCTTTGGAGAAGTTGAAGCACTACAGCTTCCCTGGCAACGTCCGCGAACTGGAAAATATTCTGGAGCGCGCCTATACGCTATGTGAAAACGATACAATCGATATCAGCGACCTGCAGCTTTCTGAGCCGGAATCGACTACAGCCACCGACAATACACTGGCACCATCCACCCCAAGCATGCATGCGGGCACCTCTCTGGATACATACCTTGCAGACATAGAAAAAGAAGTGATAATCGACGCACTTGAGCGCTGCAAATGGAATCGGACACTAACGGCAAAGCAGCTCGGCATCAGTTTCCGATCGTTGCGTTATCGCCTCAAGAAATTGGGACTGGAGTAA
- a CDS encoding GspH/FimT family protein, which produces MAGHTLLELLIYLTLLAILTVSATSLSNLYSTVLFRINAQALLGLVSATRETAVNTRSHTFLCPSSDTVTCSPSWTNQYYLLIVDINGNAQPDPSDRILRVTKIPQSIRISWQAFGNKSTLRFTPDGVTDNQNGRFRLCHTDLSDLQPATIIVNKAGRPRLHFIPDDKSPCSI; this is translated from the coding sequence ATGGCCGGGCACACTCTACTTGAACTGTTGATTTATCTGACGCTGCTAGCGATATTAACAGTCTCTGCTACAAGCTTAAGTAACCTCTATAGTACCGTTCTGTTCCGCATCAACGCCCAAGCGCTGCTAGGTCTGGTCAGTGCTACCAGAGAAACTGCGGTAAACACCCGCAGCCACACGTTTCTCTGCCCCAGCTCAGATACTGTCACTTGCAGCCCATCATGGACAAATCAATACTATCTGTTAATCGTCGACATAAACGGCAATGCCCAGCCGGACCCGTCCGATAGGATTTTGAGAGTTACAAAAATCCCTCAAAGCATCAGAATCAGCTGGCAAGCATTTGGCAACAAGAGCACATTGAGGTTCACACCGGATGGTGTGACTGACAATCAAAATGGTCGGTTCCGCCTATGTCATACCGATCTCTCGGATCTGCAACCCGCAACAATTATAGTCAATAAGGCAGGCAGGCCTCGCCTGCATTTTATACCCGACGATAAAAGTCCATGCTCAATTTAG